GTTAcacatttatatgtttatatagtatttaattttagtattatgtTTGTAATATCCATACCCCAGCTTAGATACGTGACAACACAAGAGGTAGATATTCGTCAATGGTCCTTTGTTTTCTTCTCAGTTAAGGGCGTCTAATTAGTTATGAATCTGACTGAATATTCACGAGTATATGATAAGTCATTTGATTTTACCTACTTGTTATAGACTGTTCATAGAGACCACTAAAAAGTCGTTAAGATATAACAACCTCGTACTACCTCAACAAAAAGAATATCAAAGAAGGACCAAACAATATTATGCTTCATGACAACTAACATATAACAAACATGTCATCTGGCTAACCACACAAGCAAGCCACCAATTGTATTATCGGTGACATGACGCTACCAGACAAAGGGATTTCCTCTATATATATCTCAACACACGAAGAACAAAGGATCTTCTTCTCCCTTAAGTACCCTACTTGATACTTAGACTCACCACAATTCCTCTTCTTAAGTTCTTACCTCTTTCCATCTCACATTACCCTTTGAATTTCCACCTTTCCACCTGTCACAGGTGAACTGAGTTCCAAacatataatttttcaaatacaAAATTAAGTTTAGATTCAATAAAGAATGTTTGGTTTAGTATTTCGTACAaattgaggttttttttttgagaaaggggaaggggaagatgaattttgaggatcaaattaaaattatttataaattttaagggttttttttaaattgtgactaaattaatataatataaaaattcaacACTACAAAGACACTTaaggaaaatggaaaaaaaaatcaattagttaagtgactaaaataagaaaaatgataattagatgacgaaaataataataataataataattgggtGAAAAAAAGGGGGTGTAGTTTACTATACTCTTCCAATTCGAAAGAAAGAACGGAGTTCATAGATAAAGTTTTTAGATGTAATTAGATGGAGAATGCAGTAACCCTGAATTTAGACTGCAAAATTACATTGAGATGGCGATCCTCAATTAATAGTGACAACAAGAGATCGATTCTCATCCAAACCCACTTCCCAAAACCAACCAGGCATTGTTGCTGTCTATCCTCTCTTCGCTCATCACCGTCAACGCCGCGGCGGCCGCCGGATGATGGTTGCTCTTCCAAAACCCATACCACGCTTCTTGTTGAGACTTACCATCACCACCGGAGGCTCAGGGCTTTAATTGAAAAGCTGGAGAAGGAGGGCTCTTGCCCTATGCAAATACTTGGAGATGATGGAGATTGGACCAAAAATGATTTCTGGGCTGCAGTTAAATTTCTCAGGCATGCCTTCAGATCCAATGAAATCCTCCAGGTTCCTTTCTTTTTGCTCTTTCTCTgtgttttaataattttgtgATCTTAAAGTTCAGATTTTTACTAAATTTGGAGGTTGGGTTTTAAGGATGTAATGATGTATTATGATGCTTAATGAAAATGGGACTTTGTTTGGTTTCTGAGAAagaatggaaaaaggaaaagttTGGTTAGAAAATGGATGGGAAAATACAGTGAATTTAGTATGATGATATTAGTGTGTGCTTGAAGACAATGGAATTGGATGGGTGCTTGCCTGACCATTTTACCTACAATTTGCTTATCCGTGAGTTTTCTCGTGGTGGGTTGCTCCAAAAAATGGAACGAGTTTATCGATTCATGATCTCAAAAAAGATGAATTTGCAGTCTTCTTCTTTGGTCGCAATGCTTGAAGCGTATGCAAACTTTGGGATTCTAGATAAGATGGAGAAGGTTTATCGGAAGGTTGTGAACTCAAGTTCTCTTAAGGAGGATACTGTTAGGAAATTAGCCAATGTTTATATCAAGAACTACATGTTTTCGAGGTTAGATGATCTGGGTATTGATCTTTCTTCACGAACTGGTAGAAACAATCTCGTTTGGTGTTTGCGCCTCCTTTCTCATGCTTGTCTTTTGAGCGGAAAAGGGATGGATTCCGTAATCCAAGAGATGGATGAAGCAAAAGCTTTATGGAATGTAACAATAGTGAATATTATCTTGCTAGCTTATTTGAAGATGAAAGATTTTTCTCATTTGAGAAATTTACTTTCTCAATTACCAAGCCGTCAAGTGAGACCTGATTTAACCACTGTGGGGATTTTATTCGATGCTATTGAGATCGGATTTGATGGGGCCAAAACGTTAGAGACATGGAGAAAGATGGTTCTTTACAGAGCCGTAGAATTGAACACCGATCCGCTGGTTCTCACTGCATTCGGAAAGGGACATTTTCTTAGAGATTGCGAAGAGGCATATAGCTCCCTTGAACCTAAAGCCAGGGACAGGAAAACATGGACATATCACCAACTTATCGATTTAGTAATTAAACACAAAGCAAAGCAGTCGTAGAGCAAAATTGTCCAATGAAGTCCGGTATAAGGTTCGATTCAGCCACCTTGAGACAGATGTTAGTGTTCCTTATCGGATTTAGTTTTACTCTACCGGTATTTCATCATTTGTATTGTGCTTAAGCTGTCATTACTGGTATTAGCGTGCCTCCTTGTTGAGCAATGCTAATTACTGATAGGCTTCCGGTTCCCCGTTTTTTATGCATGGTTACGATGGTAGAATGGATTACAGTGTAGGAACAGTAGTGAAATTAACCTTAACAGAGCGAAATAGGCTTCTGGCTCGTGATTGAACCTGCCCAACAGGCTGGTTTGAGTCGGATTTTTTGGTCCATTCTTGCGACAGCATAAGAACAGTAGGCATTGGCATGCAAAAGAAGCAAAAATAAAACGAGGCATACCATAGGCAAATGCCATGTTCATATTAAACATCTTTAAACCCCAATAATGTCATTATATTATATAACCTTAAATTCAGTACACAAACACACATCCACTCTCTCCTgattcaattaaaaacaaaaccaaaaaaaatatacCGTCAAAATATATTCCTAATTGAATACACTGTCATCAATACCTTCCTTTCCCTATAATTctaaaccaaaaaaatataactcaaactGACCTCATCTGCTGCATCCCTTATTTGCCATccttaaaaacttatttttttcaaatatcgTCATGGGGCTCGTCGTCTCATTCATAAAATTGATGGAAAGAAAAGGTAAAAAAGAACTAAATGGAAGAGAGAATGTAAGACAGGATACATAACTCGTATTGAATGAATTTTTCATACCATACCGGAAATACCTGAGTCTTCCTTTCGACTATTTTTTCTATATTAAGATTGTACAGCCAACCTTTGGAGATGTTCAAAGAACACTTGTAAGCTTACATCATCCGTAAAGATTACATCTGAACCAGCAGCCATTTCATTGGCATTGTTGTATGTTGCTGATGGGTTCAATTTTGCCAATAAAAATCTTGCCTGCTCAAGTCaacgaataataataataagcccCCTTGGTAATGGTAAACAGAACTGATTCAAGATTTTACCAAATAAAGCTTTAATCAGATCAGAACAATATTCAAATCTTAGAATCTCAGGCTTGGGCTGTGAAC
This window of the Gossypium hirsutum isolate 1008001.06 chromosome A09, Gossypium_hirsutum_v2.1, whole genome shotgun sequence genome carries:
- the LOC121206054 gene encoding pentatricopeptide repeat-containing protein At4g14190, chloroplastic, with product MENAVTLNLDCKITLRWRSSINSDNKRSILIQTHFPKPTRHCCCLSSLRSSPSTPRRPPDDGCSSKTHTTLLVETYHHHRRLRALIEKLEKEGSCPMQILGDDGDWTKNDFWAAVKFLRHAFRSNEILQVPFFLLFLCVLIILLGFKDYDDISVCLKTMELDGCLPDHFTYNLLIREFSRGGLLQKMERVYRFMISKKMNLQSSSLVAMLEAYANFGILDKMEKVYRKVVNSSSLKEDTVRKLANVYIKNYMFSRLDDLGIDLSSRTGRNNLVWCLRLLSHACLLSGKGMDSVIQEMDEAKALWNVTIVNIILLAYLKMKDFSHLRNLLSQLPSRQVRPDLTTVGILFDAIEIGFDGAKTLETWRKMVLYRAVELNTDPLVLTAFGKGHFLRDCEEAYSSLEPKARDRKTWTYHQLIDLVIKHKAKQS